A single genomic interval of Bacillus sp. es.036 harbors:
- a CDS encoding DNA-processing protein DprA — protein sequence MERWIWLSSIPYVGPITQKKLLGTFGNPERVYNASPSELKEVGIPRRAREAIEATRSLEKSKRILDLVQQKEIWLLPRDDPLYPSYAKDVAESPVLLYVKGHIKPCLPSVGIVGSRFCSNHARYAAEELSTRLSSLSIPVISGLAKGIDHAAHTACLANSGQPIAFVATGVDECYSKEHRSLYEAVINEGAVISQYPPGTAPAPKQFIQRNALISAWSSHVVILEANVKSGAMTTAHFARKHARKVFVFISNDARFRQGTNCLINQGIRPYHSFQSVEKEILPIL from the coding sequence ATGGAGCGCTGGATCTGGCTAAGTTCGATTCCCTACGTGGGCCCTATAACGCAAAAGAAACTATTGGGCACTTTCGGAAATCCAGAACGAGTCTATAACGCCTCTCCATCTGAACTTAAGGAAGTAGGAATCCCTCGTCGAGCACGCGAAGCCATTGAGGCAACGCGATCTCTTGAGAAATCGAAGCGGATTCTTGACCTTGTTCAGCAAAAGGAGATCTGGCTTTTACCCCGGGATGACCCGCTATATCCAAGTTATGCAAAAGATGTTGCTGAATCGCCAGTTCTTTTATACGTCAAAGGTCATATCAAACCTTGCTTACCTTCTGTCGGTATTGTTGGTTCCCGTTTTTGTTCCAATCACGCACGATATGCTGCGGAAGAGTTATCCACCAGACTCTCAAGCCTGAGCATCCCTGTTATTAGCGGTCTCGCGAAAGGAATCGATCATGCTGCTCACACTGCCTGCCTCGCAAATAGTGGGCAACCGATTGCTTTTGTTGCAACTGGGGTTGATGAGTGTTATTCGAAAGAGCACCGCTCGCTCTACGAAGCAGTCATTAATGAAGGCGCTGTCATTTCGCAGTATCCACCTGGCACAGCACCTGCACCAAAGCAATTTATTCAGCGAAACGCGTTAATCAGCGCATGGTCAAGTCATGTTGTGATTTTAGAAGCTAACGTAAAAAGTGGTGCGATGACGACCGCTCACTTTGCTCGAAAGCATGCAAGAAAAGTCTTTGTTTTTATAAGCAACGACGCTCGATTCAGGCAGGGGACAAACTGTCTAATCAATCAAGGTATACGCCCTTATCATAGCTTTCAATCGGTTGAAAAAGAGATTCTTCCTATTCTCTGA